CCGCTCCTCGGGTGGAGGCCCCTGGGGATGAGGTGGGCAGGGCGGGCACTTTGGAGATCACACCTGCCTTTGAAGACCACGTGGGCACAGGCTTTCCTCTGCACCCTGAACACCTCTACCCCTTCTCTGCCTCATCCCGTGAGCTTCAGCGTGACCTACTCATTCACTCCCTCGTTAGGTGACAGCGCCATCGGGAGAAGGAGGCTGCAGTTTACTTAATGTCAAGGCGCACAGTCAGGGGGTAGATAAGGAGGCGTTGGCAAATATCAGAATCCTCTTCTGAGATCAAGTCCGCCCTGCCTTTATTGATCATTCTCTCTGTGCAGGGACTGGAGATGATCCCCAGGTGAGGTCAGGGGAGGGGGGATGAGAGTGGAGATGCCACCTTTGGGAGTGGTGACAGGTGGCAGGGAAGGGATGGCCCCCGTGGTGGGTGTGGCTTGCCCGTGGGAGAGGAGACAGTGCCTCGAGGTTTGCTGGCTCCAATTGGTGGCTAGTGAATGATTCAtttgtcaaccactgtgcccagGCTGCCTGCCAGGAGGGTGCCCTGTGACCCAGTGCTTTCAAAATGAATGTGTTCTTTGAGTCATTCCCTCGAGTCACATTCACAGGCACCTACTGCTCGCTAAGCCCAGACTCCTCACACTACAGAAGGCccaggggagaaggaggggtcCCAGCAGGGCTGTTGAACCAGCAAACAGCGGGCCAGAAGGGGACAGGCAGGCCGCTGGGCCAGGGGCCAGAGGGAAGAGTGATACGATCAgggtgtgtgcgtgcgtgtgtacACCTGAGTGTACGTGGGGGGAGTGTCTGACTCGTGTgcgtgcatctgtgtgtgtgtgcattgggGGGGCGTGTGCATTATGCACAGATGTGGGAAGCTCGGAGGCAGTGGCCCCATCTCCCAGGACCCACAGCGCCTTTAGGAGGGGAGAGGGTGGCGCTGCTCCCGGCCCAGGGACAGACAGCAGTGACAGAGAGCTCAAGGCATGACAGGGGTCAGCAGCCCAGGAGGCTGGGGCCCCCAAGCCCCTTCACTCGCGTGCACACGCACGCCCACACAGAGGTACTCAGCCCAGAGGGCCTGCCCCTTGCCCTggacagagacagaaaaggagagacacagacacaagGGAGGAGGCCACGTGAggagggaggcagagactggagtgatgcggccacaagcccagggacgtctggggccaccagaagctggaggacAACGAAGGATGCTCCTATAGAGCCTCTGGAGGTAGTATGGCCCTggcgacaccttgatttcagacatcTGGCCTCTAGAATCGTGTGAGGATAAAGTtctactgttttaagccacctaggtTGCCGGTCATTTGTCACAGCTGCGCCAGGAAACCAACTCAGCTGGTGTGGagagagggctgggggagggggagctgagtaggggggtgggggctgaggaaggagattAAGGTTGGCCtgagtgggtgggtgggaaaAGGTGGCTTTTTTCCTCTCAAAGTTCCCAGCTCTCTCAAATCAGAGCAATTGTCTGACTATCAGAATGCCCAGAGTAACTGTCACTGGCCTGGGGGTCCCTTTGGTGTTCTACATGCCTGACTCCTGACGCAGTTTCCTACTTGTGGAAGACACAGACGAAACGTGGGAAGTCACTGTGAGCTGGACATTCAAccacattcattcagcaaacatttattaagctcctACTGTGCTGCCAGGCTGAAAAGTCGAGCAGCAACCAGATCCCCAAGGGATGCTGGGCCCCTGGAAAACCCTGACACAAACAGCCCTCATGCCCTCATTTCGTGCACAGCATTTCCTTCAGGGCTCATCTGTAGGTCTGGGAAACTCCGACAAACCTGGATTTGGGTTTTACGAACACTGACATTGAACCCCACGTCTTCTCCAGTTGGGAGACAagcgacccccccccccccggcccctGCCCCCCGCCGCGGCTTGGCAGACAGCCAGCTCTCCCCGTCCTGAGCCACGCTGGGCCACCAGCCCCGAGGGACACCTTAGTCGGACCGCAGGGACTTGTACCTCAGGTGCCGGGGAGGGTGATATTTTCGTGCCCTGACCCTAGGACTGTAATGTCACTTCACCCTGGAGGAGTAGCCCCGCTGGTTCCGGTTGCCGCAGTTCGGCTCCCGCGGGCGGAGCGTGTCTCCAGGAGGCGGGGCGTCAGCCTcccgggggcggggcctcggcTCCAAGGGCGTCGGCTCCAAAGGCGACGTATGCGGCatgcaggggacagggcaggCGCGCTCAAGCTGCCAGGCAGCTTCAGCCTCTGCGCTTGCGCTTGAGCTTGAGCCTGCGTATTCGGCCGGACCCGCCTTCGGCGGACAGCTGCGCTACCCACCCCGGGGCGGGCGGGCcggcctgggctgggctggcggGCTGGCGGGCTGGCGCGCTGGCGCGCTGGCGGGCgggcgggccgggccgggccggggcggggcgggatcTCCGCTCCCGCCGTGAGCACCCTGGGAGCCGGCCGCCTCGCGTCCGGGCCCTTCTCCTTCCCGCGGGGGATCTGGGCCCCTGGGGAGGGACCTCATGGAGGTAGCTGGCCCGGGGACCTGCGGTGGAGGGGGCGCGGCACTGGACGCGGAAGGGCGGCCAGCACCCCAGGCGAGGGTGCACTTCCGAGTGACGAGGTTCATCATGGAGGCAGGTAACCGCAGCCGGGAAGAGGGCTGGCGCCGCGCGGACGGGACGTGGAGGCAAGAGCCGCAGTGCTGCAATTTCACCCAGCTGGCCCCAGCCCGCCGCGGGAGCACCGAGCgggcaggcaggggctggcaTAGCGAGGATCCGCTTCCCGAAAGATGGGACCCGCCAAATTCGGTGCTGGCGTGGCTGAGCGGAGGGAAGAGACCGGGCCTGCCCTGCCCTAGCGGAGGCTGGGAGGCTCGGCTTAGGGGTACCGGCCTCTGCCTTTCCGCCACGCCCTGCACACTAGGCTTTGAGCTGCGAGGCATATGCGGTCATGGCCATTTCATGGGCGGGCGCGTAGGTCCAAAGAGAGGATGTGGAGCCTAGAAGGCCCCAACTAGAAGGTGGCGGAATCGGGGCACCCGCATCTCGATTGAGTGTACTGCGCCTTCTGACACACCTGCCTCGCAGCATACGGGGACGCTGGCACTTGGTCACACGGAGCCTTTTGGAGCCCTTGGTGAGGCTCCTGTCAAACCTTGCTGACGAGGTCCCATCACATCTAGGgcccaggggcttccccggtggcgcagtagttgagaatccgcctgccaatgcagggggcacgggttccatctctggtccgggaagatcccacatgccgcggagcaacacagcccgtgcgccacaactactaagcctgcagtgctgtaactactgaagcccgcgcgcctagagcccgtgctccgcaacaagagaagccaccgcaatgagaagcccgcgcaccataacgaagagtagcccccgctcgccacaactagagaaagcccgcgcgcagcaacgaagacccaatgcagcaaataaataaacaaacatacagGGAACTCCGGCAAATTTAAgtctaaaaaccaaacaaacaaacaacccccccccaaaaacccccaaacaaaacaACTGGGAGCCGGGGCGCAACTTGTGTTTTGAACCCTGCCGGGGCATCCACACCGTAGTGTTGGGCGCTCCTGCTCCGAAGGCGAGGCGATGTAGCTGATTGGCTTCTGGTAGAAACACTTTATCTGTCAATAGTGGTTTCCTCAGCTGACAGATAGCTGTTGCCGATCTTTGTTACTTTGTATGCATTCTGTGGAGGAGGGCAATTTTTGTTACTTTGTGTGCATTCTGCGGTGAGTCCGCTTTCAAGTCAAGGTGGGCAGAGTCTTCGGAAATAGCGCAGGACCCTTAATCCCAGTGATTTGTACATTTAATTTCCAGGAAGTTTTGCAAAGTGTATAAGGAAGGATGGCAGTGCCCCCTCATATACCCCATTCATCTGCTTGGAGGATCCATGTAAACCAGGGAAGCATGCTACCCTTTGAGGGTTTGCTATATAAAAAACAAGACTTGGAGGGTCATGTGCAGTAATACCACCTAATCTGACATCTCTGAGAATGAGTGGTCCCATGTAGGAACTATCTATGAAACTGAAGTTTAAACCTGGAAATGCTAAAACCTAAATGCTAAAAGTTAATGCTAAAATGTTTTGCATATGCCCTTGCCCTCTGTGTGAGGCTAAATACCGGTCCTCCAAAGATTTCCCcatcctaattcccagaacctgtgactgtTACCTCATGTAGCAACAGAGATTTTGCAGCTGGGATTAAGCATCTTGATGTTGGGGAACTATCCTAGGCTATCTGgtgggcccaatataatcacacCCATCCttagagagagaggcaggaggagtAGATAGGCCAcgtgatgatggaagcagagttAGAAGATGCTGCAccgctggctttgaagatggaggaaggggccgtgAGCCAAAGATTGCGGgcgcttctagaagctggaaagggcaaGGGAGTGGATTCTCCTCtggaacctccagaaggaaccagccctgccgacaccttgaacTTAGCCCCCTAagactcattttggacttctgaccacCGGGATTGTAAGAGAAAAAagtatgtgttgttttaagccacttagtttgtggtaacttgttacagcagccctggggaACTAATACACCTTTTTAGGTAGAGGATGTTGAACACAATTTTAATGATTGTTGGTTGTTCTCCACCTTCTTTCATTCTATGGGATGTCATTTAACTTTCCCTTATTAACCCTGGtcattttgaatttcttttggTTCTGTGACCCAATGCAGTGATTTCCCTAGGAGCTGTCAGGGGGATTTAGGGCTTTAACCcctaaatcaaaccatcatgctctGTTTTTTGAGTTCTGTTCCCTTTTCAGTATGTTGCTCTTTTTCCCTCGAGCCTGGCTGTGGGCATTGATGTTGCTTTTCTCCTGCTCTGCCTGCGGTTGCCTTTGGCAGTCACCCTGCttgcttttcttgccttttctaacCTGTGGACTAGTAAACCAGTGCTGAGTATAATCTTAAACTATGACCTCGGGACTTGTGGCATCTGTTTGATACTCAGAGGCCTTTTTCCTCCTGTCACCTTGGCAGGATTTTGGTTAGATGAGCTGCAGAGGTGGGGGCAACCTCTAGTTAAATGCCTGCTAAGGTGGAAACAGGCACACAACTTGGTCCTTTTCAAGATGTGCAGAAAGGGATATGCCAGGTGCAGTAGTTTGAAGCCTTGCTTCTCCTGGCGTGGCCTTGAGGCTTGGGAGAAGTGTGGAGCCCACAGAGCTACTGAAGGGAATGCTGCACTTCAGCGTGACCCCCAGGGGCTTGTTAGCACGTTAGAGTCTGAGAAGCTTGCGTCTAAATCCCTCCGGTCGAGGACCCAGTGGAAGGCACGGAAGCCCCTGCCAGCTGGGCCCTGAGCTCTCGGTCTTGTCAGAACAGGGATGTGCACCCCTAGGGCCCAACCTGGCGGCTCCCCTCACACTTTGCAGGGAGTGAGCCCTGGATGAAGCACTCCCCTGCCTGCTTTCTCTCGGTAGGTGTCAAGCTAGGGATGCGGTCCATCCCCATCGCCACCGCCTGTGCCATATACCATAAGTTCTCCTGCGAGATCGACCTGGACGCCTATGACCCCTACTTGGTGGCCATGTCTTCCCTTTACTTGGCCGGCAAAGTGGAGGAGCAGCACCTGCGTACTCGTGACATCATCAACGTTTCCAACAGGTAGCTGCTTCCGGTGTCCCCCTGAATGGGAGGCCAGAGAAGGATCTCACTAGGCCCTGCCCCCCAGGCGGCAGCAGTCCAACTAAGAAGGAGGCACTGGGGTGGCCTTGCACTGGGGCCGGGAGCACTAACAGCAAAGGCAGGAGTGAACCAGAAGCAGGGGCACCTGTACGAGAGAAGCTGGGGCCAGATTTTGGGAAGCCTCAGAGGCCAGGTGGGGTGCAGAGGGGAGTGGGAAAGAGGGTGTCCCTAGCGTCGCAGGCAGGCACAGCTGGAGCAGAGGGAGCTCGCACAGTGTGTACATACAGCTGATTcgctttgtgatacagcagaaactgacacaccattgtaaagcaattatactccaataagagtgttaaaaaaataaataaaagatcaaattctattctaaaaaaaaaaaaagattctcgtGGAGTCTTGGACAGGCTGGATGGAACCAGTTGGGTTCTGGGGCCGCCGTCCTATTTAGATGGTGTGGAAACTTGGTCAGAGCTGCTCAGGGGTGTCTCTCGCAGTCCTGAGCCCGAGCGGCTGTGTTCCTTTTGGGGAAGGACACGGGGGTCCAGCTGGCTGGGCAGGCTGTGCCGAGGTCCCGGGGCCTGGGAGGAAGCAATTTATGGAAAGTTAGTGCGTCATAGCCTTTCCAGGAACTCTAATCGATAGGGAAGAAAACTATTTTGTGCTGCTTCTCTTTTAAGAAACAGTTAACGGAAAAGCACTCCCCACCCCGTAAACATGACAGGTTCATGGTGTACCTTCAAAGAGTAGGAGAAAAACAGGAGAGGCAACTGCGGAAGGGCAGCTGGAGTCCACGTGTAGTTGCCAGGGCCCCAGCGGGGAGGGCGGGCGGGCACGAGGGGAAGCTGTGGGGCGGGGCGCTCTAATAGGACGTTGGCACCGCTGTGGTTCTGTGGGGAAATCGGAAGAGGAGGGAGGCGCGGGGAAGGGCGAGTCAGCGCAGAGAACTGGGATCACTTGAGTGTGTATCCCATTCCCGTCCAGCTTGGTGATCTTGCATAGGTGGGAGTGTTGTGGACGAATAAGGTGTAAATAAGGACAGAAAGATCTGGAATGAAAGACAATGGAAAActaaaatacatttacatttctgAGGGCATCATTCTTGTGTTTAAATGCCTTCCTTGGGCCCAGAGTGAGAGCCCCAGGCATCGCCGCCCCGGGTGCAAAGACTGTTCCTCTGGAGACATTGCAGAGAGCCCATCTTTACACTCGATGTCCTGCTGAGGAGGTGGGACAGCCATGGGGCTAATGCTAGAAGTGGCTTCTTTCGTCTCTGGTTACCGTTTCTATCGCATACATAGACCCGTAGGTGGAGAGTGGTTGATGGTGACCCTATGCTGATCAACAGCACAGGGGCCCTGGCGTTGCATCCGGATATCCCATGACTGGGGGCTCCTGGGGCCACCCACTTCTGCCGTCAGCCATGCTGTTTCTCTGCACAGGTACTTCCACCCGGACAGCGAGCCCTTGGAACTGGACTCACGCTTTTGGGAGCTCCGGGACAGCATCGTGCAGTGTGAGCTGTTCGTACTGCGGGTTCTGCGTTTCCAGGTCTCCTTCCAGCACCCTCACAAGGTATGTGCTGGGGGGGTCGCCGACAGTTCCCAGAGGCACGAAGCTGTTTGCTTTTTATCCGGAAAGTGCAGCCCCCTGAGCCTGGAGCCACGCGGGGCCCTGAGGAGGAGCAGTGACCGGCTCGGGCAGCCTCGCGCGTCCCCACTCTTGGGGTCCCTCAGGCAGCTCTAATTTCAGCTGCTGCCTTTCCGCCCGCTCGGCTGTGGCTGCAAGCCGCGATCCGCGTGCCCTCTGAAGCCCGTGCCCGTCCCCAGACCGGTATAAGTTGTTTGTTCACTGAGCTACGGGGAGGCAGGGCCCGTTTCCTGACCTGCCGAGTCCCTGGGCCAGGAGTTGCTGCCCCGCCTCAGAGCTCACGCCAGCTCAGCTGTGTGTACGAACCCACGAGAAAAGCCTGGTCACTCACCATTCACAGCTAGGAGTGCATTCGTCCCAGCAGAAGAATTGCTTCAGAAAAGCAGCAGAAGGGGCACGTGAATCCGTAGAGCACTCGGAAGGCCCCTGTGCGCAGCTGGAAAGGCGGCCTGCAGAGAGGCAGGGGAGGGCTTGGGACGTGGGCCTTCCCGACCGCCTC
Above is a window of Mesoplodon densirostris isolate mMesDen1 chromosome X, mMesDen1 primary haplotype, whole genome shotgun sequence DNA encoding:
- the CCNQ gene encoding cyclin-Q isoform X1: MEVAGPGTCGGGGAALDAEGRPAPQARVHFRVTRFIMEAGVKLGMRSIPIATACAIYHKFSCEIDLDAYDPYLVAMSSLYLAGKVEEQHLRTRDIINVSNRYFHPDSEPLELDSRFWELRDSIVQCELFVLRVLRFQVSFQHPHKYLLHYLVSLKNWLNRYSWQRSPVSITAWALLRDSYHGRLCLRFQAQHIAVAVLHLALQAYGVEVPAEAEAEKPWWQVFSEDLTKPIIDNIVSDLIQIYTMDTEIP
- the CCNQ gene encoding cyclin-Q isoform X2, which translates into the protein MEVAGPGTCGGGGAALDAEGRPAPQARVHFRVTRFIMEAGVKLGMRSIPIATACAIYHKFSCEIDLDAYDPYLVAMSSLYLAGKVEEQHLRTRDIINVSNRYFHPDSEPLELDSRFWELRDSIVQCELFVLRVLRFQVSFQHPHKYLLHYLVSLKNWLNRYSWQRSPVSITAWALLRDSYHGRLCLRFQAQHIAVAVLHLALQAYGVEVPAEAEAEKPWWQIYTMDTEIP